The Mangifera indica cultivar Alphonso chromosome 19, CATAS_Mindica_2.1, whole genome shotgun sequence nucleotide sequence CTTTCTTGGTAATGTTTGTTTGGACACTTGGCGGATAGTATTTACCACTCGTTTGATCTTTTCTCCAAAAGGGTAACCATTATCAAGAttcaagaacaagaaaaagttgTTTAACTTTCCTTCTTTTTGGTACAATTTGCGTGTGAATGCTGTTCTGAAGAAGTGTAAATTTGAAACAGGATCACATTCAAGAGGATCATAAGAAGCAAATCCACAGAGCAGTTTTCTGGAATCCCCTACGTCATGACTATGCTTAACTGCCTCCTTTCGGCTTGGTAGGCTTCTCGTTTCTTCTTCaattgcattttctttttgcttGCTCAACTTCACCCGCTTACCCCTTCAATGATGCAGTTTTTTAACCTACATCAGAcagttttttatcattttatgtgGGTATTCATTCAATCCTAATCACctacaataaattataaaatactaaattgaaactttttaaagttatagGAATACTAGTAAAGTCAATatgaatgattaattttttgCTCCGAAAACATTCCTTTaaatggataaaattataatgtatTTCAGAGTTAAGACTTAGccaatatataatagattattGGACCATATCAAAGATTCTATAAACATTAAGATCCGCACTAATATTGTTTACTTATATCAAGtacattaaatttatttttattgattttttaatcaCATTTCTAAACTTTTATTCGACTATTCAACtatcagttttattaaatcaaaatcacaattaatgttattttacgttaaagaaattttttaacatatttatgtGAAGTTAATAGTAGAATCAGATTTCTTGATGTTGCTTATAATGTTATGCATGCTTTGtcactaattttaattattgctaATGTTTTACTTGCCAACAACATTTTCCTGTTGTTGATACTAATtaattgaccttttttttttttttgcaggtaTGGTCTTCCTTTCATATCTGAAGACAACCTTTTGGTTTCAACAATCAATGGTGCAGGTTCTGCAATAGAGTTGGTTTATGTGATAATCTTTCTAATCTTTGCACCTAGGAAGGAAAAGGCCAAAATTTTTGGCCTCTTGGTATCCATTCTCACAGTATTTGCAACTGTAGCTTTAGTGTCCCTTTTGGCCCTCCATGGAAACGCCAGGAAAAACTTCTGCGGTTTTGCCGCAACAATTTTCTCCGTTATCATGTATGCCTCACCTCTGTCTGTCATTGTAAGTAAGATTAATTTACTAGTTAATATCGGTCGCCTTTGGTTTTCATTATTGATTGATGACCAATTGATGGAATATTTGCAGAGAATGGTGATTAAGACCAAGAGTGTGGAGTTTATGCCATTCTTCTTGTCACTGTTTGTGTTCCTTTGTGGCacttcattttttgtttatggGCTGGTTGGTAAAGACCCCTTTGTGGCTGTAAGTAATCTTGACTTATACTtgttgaataaaactatatatcagGTTGTAtcaataaatttgtaaatttgtatGTACATGTAATATTACTCATACTTTTTAACTTCTGAATGATAGAAGAGGAATAGGATCTGTGTTCTTAATTTGGTTACTTAATTTGATGTTGCAGGTTCCCAATGGCTTTGGTTGTGGGCTAGGAGCAGTGCAGCTGATCTTGTATTTCATCTACCACAAGAAGGAGGATGAGCAAAAGAAGCCTGAGGCCGCAAATGTGTGTGTTGAGATGAGCCAAGAGACAAAAGCTGCGGTCAATGGGGCTAAAGTTGAAGAAGTTTAGGCCTTGTGCTGTTGAAGGATTGTAAAAACTTGAATCATAATTTCCGTATCTCATAAGTATGTGACTATGTCTGTAATTTCATTTCTTGTATGTTCTCCGTTTGTGTAATTTTGAATGATGCCAGAAATTGGAACGCCGAATTAGATGAATGAATTGAGAATATGAATGAACAAAGGCAATATGCATGTGGGTAAATGAATCATTTGGTTCTGTGCTTACATATGTACAAGTTGAAATAGTAGTATCTGATcggatgattttaaaataagagaaaaaataaataatgatgttaTCCAATCATAAATTGTTACCtcgatttgtataaataagtttgtataacttgtttatatgtatatttttgtttggaaTAATAATCTTACAAGTAGcatattgaaattgaataagTTACGACAGTGATGTGGATCAAACGTATGGGAAAGGTCAAAAAAAATCTCAcccttcaacttttaaaaactcaaatacccacttatgagttaaattctattaaaattctcaattaaaattaaaaataaaactattatttaacaaaaaatttaaaactaaagttttattatattttctttctcaatttgaaaatataacaacTTACCCCAttcctaaaatttgaaaagtagcaATTTTCCCCATaaagttttctcttttctccGATGACCAATTTTTTCTTGATCGTCGACTGACCTtctctccttcctttcccttggCATAGCCTCTTAATTCTCTCCTTCGTCAAAAACAAACACTGTCGTCTCTGTCTCATAAAAAGactcttcgtcttcgtctgacATGAAAATGTTCAAGATGTTCTATTTTTATCTAAGATGGAAACAACGATCTTTATCTCCAATGAATGAGAGAAGAAGGAGGCAACATTGAGAGAGAAGAAGTAGGGAAGGTCAGTTGACAATTGGGAAGAAATCGGTTGTCggataaaaagagagaaaaccctagaaaaatttgtcatttttcaaactttagatagagggtaaattgttgattttcaaattgagggtaaaactataataaaactttaattttttgtattttgtgttaaatgataattttacccttaattttaattaaaaaattttacaaaaattagtTCATGAGTAAGTACTTAAATTTTCAAGGTTAGAGAGACAAGTCTTTCAAcctattagaaatatatataaatatgttcaaTAATAGATGATCTTGCGATTTGTTGAAAAAGACGTAACATTAAGTGCTCTAGCTGCCATGGGTCAATTTTAGTTAGTACCTCAATGGTCATGTAATGTCGCATATATTAGAGTAAtgaacattttcccacccaaggcttgGCCCTAAATTGAAATACATTTATAATGTATTTAGTttggatgatattttattaatatatttaataaaatttgatatattaataaaaaattattttaaaatttaattaattaaaaga carries:
- the LOC123202824 gene encoding bidirectional sugar transporter SWEET1-like isoform X1, encoding MHIAHFIFGIFGNAAALFLFLAPAITFKRIIRSKSTEQFSGIPYVMTMLNCLLSAWYGLPFISEDNLLVSTINGAGSAIELVYVIIFLIFAPRKEKAKIFGLLVSILTVFATVALVSLLALHGNARKNFCGFAATIFSVIMYASPLSVIRMVIKTKSVEFMPFFLSLFVFLCGTSFFVYGLVGKDPFVAVPNGFGCGLGAVQLILYFIYHKKEDEQKKPEAANVCVEMSQETKAAVNGAKVEEV
- the LOC123202824 gene encoding bidirectional sugar transporter SWEET1-like isoform X2, producing the protein MHIAHFIFGIFGNAAALFLFLAPAITFKRIIRSKSTEQFSGIPYVMTMLNCLLSAWYGLPFISEDNLLVSTINGAALVSLLALHGNARKNFCGFAATIFSVIMYASPLSVIRMVIKTKSVEFMPFFLSLFVFLCGTSFFVYGLVGKDPFVAVPNGFGCGLGAVQLILYFIYHKKEDEQKKPEAANVCVEMSQETKAAVNGAKVEEV